From a single Anaerolineaceae bacterium oral taxon 439 genomic region:
- a CDS encoding aminopeptidase: MKKTLETLTQCFGPSGAENRVRETIREMIAPFVDELKTDVMGNLITRVGTKKEGGKRVMVSAHMDEIGVMVSHVNDQGFAYVAMVGGVNPLTCFGSRVQFANGARGVLYAETEKMSGAPKTNELFIDFGVSSKADCPVGIGDVANFERPFIDLGGRVVSKALDDRSGCALAVETIRALKEKKIDGPNEIYFVFSTQEEVGLRGAKTSAYAVDPDVGVAIDVTLAADQPNGPQGNMVLGGGPCIKVRDGSLIAHPAVNAAFRDAAKRVDIPIQMEVLRFAGTDAGAIAGTRSGVPSTCLSLACRYVHSPSEMIDMTDFAQGVQLLTEFLAKEIRL, translated from the coding sequence ATGAAAAAAACTTTGGAAACTTTAACCCAGTGCTTCGGGCCGTCCGGAGCTGAGAACCGCGTCCGCGAAACGATCCGCGAAATGATCGCGCCGTTCGTCGACGAGCTGAAAACCGACGTCATGGGCAACCTGATCACTCGTGTCGGAACGAAAAAAGAAGGCGGGAAACGCGTCATGGTCTCGGCTCACATGGACGAAATCGGAGTCATGGTTTCGCATGTCAACGATCAGGGCTTCGCTTACGTCGCGATGGTCGGCGGCGTCAATCCGCTGACCTGCTTCGGGAGCCGCGTCCAATTCGCGAACGGCGCGCGCGGCGTCCTCTACGCCGAGACGGAAAAAATGAGCGGCGCGCCGAAAACGAACGAACTGTTTATCGATTTCGGCGTCAGCTCGAAGGCGGACTGTCCCGTCGGGATCGGCGACGTCGCGAATTTCGAACGGCCGTTTATTGACCTCGGCGGCCGCGTCGTCTCGAAAGCGCTCGACGATCGGAGCGGCTGCGCGCTGGCGGTGGAAACGATCCGGGCGCTGAAAGAAAAGAAAATCGACGGACCAAACGAAATTTATTTCGTCTTCTCGACGCAGGAAGAGGTCGGACTTCGCGGCGCGAAAACGTCCGCTTACGCGGTCGATCCTGATGTCGGCGTTGCGATCGACGTCACTCTCGCCGCGGACCAGCCGAACGGGCCGCAGGGCAACATGGTCCTCGGCGGCGGACCTTGTATCAAGGTTCGCGACGGCTCGCTCATCGCGCATCCCGCCGTCAACGCCGCCTTCAGGGACGCGGCGAAACGCGTCGATATCCCGATCCAGATGGAAGTCCTGCGCTTCGCGGGAACGGACGCCGGCGCAATCGCCGGGACCCGGTCGGGCGTCCCGTCAACCTGCCTCTCGCTCGCCTGCCGCTATGTGCATTCGCCTTCTGAAATGATCGACATGACCGACTTCGCGCAGGGCGTCCAGCTCCTCACCGAGTTCTTAGCGAAAGAAATCCGTCTTTAA
- a CDS encoding AAA family ATPase has translation MDIFEFSAQEASERSAPLAARMRPRTFDEFAGQEHILGKGKLLRRAIESDRLFSSILLYGPPGTGKTTLARLIAAQSKARFEAVSAVLAGVAELRKVISGAEERRRLYRERTILFVDEVHRWNKSQQDALLPHVESGLITLIGATTENPYFEVNRALLSRSRIFELKPLSEESLNAIIDRVLTDPERGYGGREIVLDEAARRIFLDLCNGDARSLLNGIELAVESTEPDGRGGIVVTRGIAEESIQKRAVSYDKAGDYHYDTISAFIKSLRGSDPDAALYWAAKMLIAGEEPRFILRRLAISACEDVGLADPNALVVVTAAIQAFEFVGMPEGYYPIAEAILYVATAPKSNSTMAIFDAMNRIQQDGAGAVPVHLMDPSRDAKGFGHGAGYRYPHDFPNHYVEQQYLPSGVAGGFYRPGQLGYEKKVREWIEGLTGRAFEAPRPGTPDH, from the coding sequence ATGGATATTTTTGAATTCAGCGCGCAGGAAGCCTCGGAACGCAGCGCGCCGTTAGCGGCGCGAATGCGCCCGCGGACGTTCGACGAATTCGCCGGACAGGAGCATATCCTCGGTAAGGGCAAATTACTTCGCCGCGCGATCGAAAGCGACCGCCTTTTTTCCTCGATTCTCCTGTATGGGCCGCCCGGAACCGGAAAAACGACGCTGGCGCGGCTGATCGCGGCGCAGTCGAAAGCGCGCTTTGAAGCGGTTTCCGCCGTTTTAGCCGGCGTTGCCGAGCTTCGGAAGGTTATTTCCGGGGCGGAGGAGCGAAGGCGGCTTTACCGCGAGCGGACGATCTTATTCGTAGACGAGGTTCATCGCTGGAACAAGTCGCAGCAGGACGCTCTCCTTCCTCATGTCGAATCGGGGCTGATTACGCTGATCGGGGCGACGACGGAGAATCCGTATTTCGAAGTGAACCGCGCGCTGTTATCGCGGTCCCGGATTTTTGAGCTGAAGCCGCTTTCGGAGGAATCGCTGAACGCGATTATCGATCGAGTCCTGACCGATCCGGAACGAGGTTATGGCGGGCGGGAGATCGTCCTGGACGAAGCGGCGCGGCGGATTTTTCTCGATTTGTGCAATGGCGACGCGCGCAGCCTGTTGAACGGGATCGAGTTAGCCGTCGAAAGTACTGAACCCGACGGACGGGGCGGGATCGTCGTTACCCGCGGGATCGCGGAAGAATCGATTCAGAAACGCGCGGTCAGCTACGATAAAGCCGGCGATTATCATTACGATACGATTTCCGCGTTTATCAAGTCGCTGCGCGGATCGGACCCTGACGCCGCGCTGTATTGGGCGGCGAAGATGCTGATTGCCGGCGAGGAACCGCGTTTTATCCTGCGGCGGCTGGCGATTTCGGCCTGCGAAGACGTCGGACTGGCGGATCCGAACGCGCTCGTCGTCGTGACCGCGGCGATCCAGGCGTTTGAATTCGTCGGCATGCCGGAGGGGTATTACCCGATCGCGGAAGCGATTCTTTACGTCGCGACCGCTCCGAAATCGAATTCGACGATGGCGATTTTCGATGCGATGAACCGGATTCAGCAAGACGGGGCCGGCGCCGTCCCGGTTCACCTGATGGACCCGTCGCGCGACGCGAAAGGCTTTGGCCATGGCGCCGGATACCGCTATCCGCATGACTTCCCGAATCATTACGTCGAACAGCAGTATCTTCCGTCCGGGGTCGCCGGCGGTTTCTACCGTCCGGGTCAGCTCGGATATGAAAAAAAGGTCCGGGAGTGGATCGAGGGCCTGACCGGCCGTGCGTTCGAGGCGCCCCGCCCGGGAACCCCGGATCATTGA